From a single Ciconia boyciana chromosome 6, ASM3463844v1, whole genome shotgun sequence genomic region:
- the LRFN5 gene encoding leucine-rich repeat and fibronectin type-III domain-containing protein 5 isoform X3: MEKLLLFLLFIGIAVRAQICPKRCVCQILSPNLATLCAKKGLLFVPPNIDRRTVELRLADNFVTNIKRKDFANMTSLVDLTLSRNTISFITPHAFADLRNLRALHLNSNRLTKITNDMFSGLSNLHHLILNNNQLTLISSTAFDDVLALEELDLSYNNLETIPWDAVEKMVSLHTLSLDHNMIDHIPKGTFSHLHKMTRLDVTSNKLQKLPPDPLFQRAQVLATSGIISPSTFALSFGGNPLHCNCELLWLRRLSREDDLETCASPTLLSGRYFWSIPEEEFLCEPPLITRHTHELRVLEGQRAALRCKARGDPEPAIHWISPEGKLISNATRSVVYDNGTLDILITTVKDTGSFTCIASNPAGEATQTVDLHIIKLPHLLNSTNHIHEPDPGSSDISTSTKSGSNASSSNGDTKVSQDKKVVVAEATSSTALLKFNFQRNIPGIRMFQIQYNGTYDDSLVYRMIPPTSKTFLVNNLAAGTVYDLCVLAIYDDGITSLTATRVVGCTQFTTEQDYVRCHFMQSQFLGGTMIIIIGGIIVASVLVFIIILMIRYKKPGLIRRTPARLCSPETLPPMFLLGRKQYGSNSPKINVSHHAHPAETFT, translated from the exons AtggaaaaactgcttttgtttctgctgttcatTGGCATAGCGGTGAGAGCTCAGATCTGCCCAAAGCGCTGTGTCTGTCAGATTTTGTCTCCGAACCTTGCCACCCTTTGTGCCAAGAAAGGGCTCTTATTTGTTCCTCCCAACATTGACAGGAGGACCGTGGAGTTACGGCTGGCAGACAACTTTGTTACaaacattaaaaggaaagacTTTGCCAATATGACCAGCCTGGTGGACCTGACGCTGTCCAGGAATACAATCAGTTTTATTACACCTCACGCATTTGCCGACTTGCGCAATTTGCGGGCTTTGCATTTGAACAGCAACCGATTGACTAAGATCACCAATGACATGTTCAGTGGACTCTCCAATCTTCACCACTTGATACTTAACAACAACCAGCTGACTTTAATTTCTTCCACAGCTTTCGATGATGTTTTAGCTCTTGAGGAATTGGATTTGTCTTACAACAATCTGGaaaccatcccctgggatgcGGTGGAGAAGATGGTTAGTTTGCACACTCTCAGTCTAGACCACAACATGATTGACCATATTCCCAAGGGGACCTTCTCCCACCTCCACAAGATGACCAGGTTGGACGTCACGTCTAACAAACTGCAGAAGCTACCACCTGATCCTCTCTTCCAGCGAGCTCAGGTACTAGCAACCTCAGGAATTATCAGCCCCTCGACTTTTGCGTTGAGCTTTGGTGGGAACCCTTTGCATTGCAACTGTGAGCTTTTGTGGCTGAGGCGTCTTTCGAGGGAAGACGACCTGGAGACCTGTGCTTCTCCCACGCTCTTGTCCGGCCGGTACTTCTGGTCGATCCCCGAGGAGGAGTTCCTGTGCGAGCCTCCTCTCATCACCCGGCACACCCATGAGCTGCGGGTACTGGAGGGCCAGCGGGCAGCACTGCGGTGTAAGGCCCGGGGGGACCCCGAACCAGCAATTCATTGGATTTCACCTGAGGGCAAACTGATCTCAAACGCAACGAGGTCCGTGGTGTACGACAACGGGACGCTCGACATCCTTATAACGACAGTGAAGGACACGGGCTCCTTCACCTGTATTGCTTCCAATCCGGCTGGGGAGGCCACGCAGACGGTGGACCTGCACATAATCAAACTCCCCCACTTGCTGAACAGCACGAACCACATCCACGAGCCCGACCCCGGCTCCTCGGATATCTCCACTTCCACCAAGTCGGGCTCCAACGCGAGCAGTAGCAACGGGGATACTAAAGTCAGCCAAGATAAGAAGGTGGTCGTTGCGGAAGCAACATCGTCTACCGCTCTGCTGAAATTCAATTTTCAGAGGAATATACCTGGGATACGTATGTTCCAAATCCAGTACAACGGTACTTACGATGACTCCCTTGTTTACAG AATGATACCTCCCACAAGCAAAACCTTCCTGGTCAACAACCTGGCCGCTGGGACTGTGTATGACCTGTGCGTCCTGGCCATCTACGACGACGGGATCACCTCGCTCACCGCCACCAGGGTGGTGGGCTGCACGCAGTTCACCACCGAGCAGGATTATGTGCGCTGCCACTTCATGCAGTCCCAATTCTTGGGTGGGACCATGATTATCATCATTGGTGGGATCATCGTGGCCTCCGTGCTCGTGTTCATCATCATCCTCATGATCCGCTACAAG AAGCCGGGGCTGATCCGCAGGACGCCTGCCCGCCTCTGCTCCCCAGAAACGTTGCCACCGATGTTCTTACTCGGCAGAAAACAATACGGTTCCAACTCACCGAAGATTAACGTGTCGCACCACGCTCACCCTGCTGAAACCTTTACTTGA
- the LRFN5 gene encoding leucine-rich repeat and fibronectin type-III domain-containing protein 5 isoform X1, producing the protein MEKLLLFLLFIGIAVRAQICPKRCVCQILSPNLATLCAKKGLLFVPPNIDRRTVELRLADNFVTNIKRKDFANMTSLVDLTLSRNTISFITPHAFADLRNLRALHLNSNRLTKITNDMFSGLSNLHHLILNNNQLTLISSTAFDDVLALEELDLSYNNLETIPWDAVEKMVSLHTLSLDHNMIDHIPKGTFSHLHKMTRLDVTSNKLQKLPPDPLFQRAQVLATSGIISPSTFALSFGGNPLHCNCELLWLRRLSREDDLETCASPTLLSGRYFWSIPEEEFLCEPPLITRHTHELRVLEGQRAALRCKARGDPEPAIHWISPEGKLISNATRSVVYDNGTLDILITTVKDTGSFTCIASNPAGEATQTVDLHIIKLPHLLNSTNHIHEPDPGSSDISTSTKSGSNASSSNGDTKVSQDKKVVVAEATSSTALLKFNFQRNIPGIRMFQIQYNGTYDDSLVYRMIPPTSKTFLVNNLAAGTVYDLCVLAIYDDGITSLTATRVVGCTQFTTEQDYVRCHFMQSQFLGGTMIIIIGGIIVASVLVFIIILMIRYKVCNNNGQQKATKVSNVYSQTNGAQIQGCSGVLSQSMSKQAVGHEEGIQCCKAASDGVTQSPETGSSQDSATTTSALPPAWTSSASVSQKQKRKPGPKPSSEPQSEAVSSIESQNTNRNNSTALQLASRPPDSVKGAPTYKRAQSKPSKFLTLPADASRAKRRLSLGGELMESHCPGSARGAGGLRSKRSMSMNGMLVRSDSSDVDSGKATFSSSEWILESTV; encoded by the exons AtggaaaaactgcttttgtttctgctgttcatTGGCATAGCGGTGAGAGCTCAGATCTGCCCAAAGCGCTGTGTCTGTCAGATTTTGTCTCCGAACCTTGCCACCCTTTGTGCCAAGAAAGGGCTCTTATTTGTTCCTCCCAACATTGACAGGAGGACCGTGGAGTTACGGCTGGCAGACAACTTTGTTACaaacattaaaaggaaagacTTTGCCAATATGACCAGCCTGGTGGACCTGACGCTGTCCAGGAATACAATCAGTTTTATTACACCTCACGCATTTGCCGACTTGCGCAATTTGCGGGCTTTGCATTTGAACAGCAACCGATTGACTAAGATCACCAATGACATGTTCAGTGGACTCTCCAATCTTCACCACTTGATACTTAACAACAACCAGCTGACTTTAATTTCTTCCACAGCTTTCGATGATGTTTTAGCTCTTGAGGAATTGGATTTGTCTTACAACAATCTGGaaaccatcccctgggatgcGGTGGAGAAGATGGTTAGTTTGCACACTCTCAGTCTAGACCACAACATGATTGACCATATTCCCAAGGGGACCTTCTCCCACCTCCACAAGATGACCAGGTTGGACGTCACGTCTAACAAACTGCAGAAGCTACCACCTGATCCTCTCTTCCAGCGAGCTCAGGTACTAGCAACCTCAGGAATTATCAGCCCCTCGACTTTTGCGTTGAGCTTTGGTGGGAACCCTTTGCATTGCAACTGTGAGCTTTTGTGGCTGAGGCGTCTTTCGAGGGAAGACGACCTGGAGACCTGTGCTTCTCCCACGCTCTTGTCCGGCCGGTACTTCTGGTCGATCCCCGAGGAGGAGTTCCTGTGCGAGCCTCCTCTCATCACCCGGCACACCCATGAGCTGCGGGTACTGGAGGGCCAGCGGGCAGCACTGCGGTGTAAGGCCCGGGGGGACCCCGAACCAGCAATTCATTGGATTTCACCTGAGGGCAAACTGATCTCAAACGCAACGAGGTCCGTGGTGTACGACAACGGGACGCTCGACATCCTTATAACGACAGTGAAGGACACGGGCTCCTTCACCTGTATTGCTTCCAATCCGGCTGGGGAGGCCACGCAGACGGTGGACCTGCACATAATCAAACTCCCCCACTTGCTGAACAGCACGAACCACATCCACGAGCCCGACCCCGGCTCCTCGGATATCTCCACTTCCACCAAGTCGGGCTCCAACGCGAGCAGTAGCAACGGGGATACTAAAGTCAGCCAAGATAAGAAGGTGGTCGTTGCGGAAGCAACATCGTCTACCGCTCTGCTGAAATTCAATTTTCAGAGGAATATACCTGGGATACGTATGTTCCAAATCCAGTACAACGGTACTTACGATGACTCCCTTGTTTACAG AATGATACCTCCCACAAGCAAAACCTTCCTGGTCAACAACCTGGCCGCTGGGACTGTGTATGACCTGTGCGTCCTGGCCATCTACGACGACGGGATCACCTCGCTCACCGCCACCAGGGTGGTGGGCTGCACGCAGTTCACCACCGAGCAGGATTATGTGCGCTGCCACTTCATGCAGTCCCAATTCTTGGGTGGGACCATGATTATCATCATTGGTGGGATCATCGTGGCCTCCGTGCTCGTGTTCATCATCATCCTCATGATCCGCTACAAGGTGTGTAACAACAACGGGCAGCAGAAGGCCACCAAGGTCAGCAACGTGTACTCGCAGACGAACGGGGCTCAGATCCAGGGCTGCAGCGGGGTGCTGTCGCAGTCGATGTCCAAGCAGGCTGTCGGGCACGAAGAGGGCATCCAGTGCTGCAAGGCTGCCAGCGACGGCGTGACGCAGTCGCCGGAGACTGGCTCCAGCCAGGACTCGGCCACCACTACCTCCGCTTTGCCTCCCGCCTGGACTTCCAGCGCTTCTGTCTCCCAGAAGCAGAAGCGAAAGCCGGGGCCAAAGCCAAGCAGCGAGCCGCAGAGTGAAGCTGTCAGCAGTATCGAGTCCCAGAACACTAACAGAAATAACTCCACTGCCCTGCAGTTAGCTAGCCGTCCCCCCGACTCTGTCAAAGGGGCCCCCACGTACAAAAGAGCACAATCAAAGCCAAGTAAGTTCCTCACTTTGCCAGCTGACGCATCCCGAGCCAAGCGCAGGCTCTCCCTGGGCGGCGAGCTGATGGAGTCCCACTGCCCCGGCAGCGCGCGGGGCGCAGGTGGATTGCGGTCCAAAAGGAGCATGTCCATGAACGGGATGCTAGTCCGGTCAGACAGCTCTGATGTGGATAGTGGAAAAGCAACTTTCTCCAGTTCTGAGTGGATATTGGAAAGCACTGTGtga
- the LRFN5 gene encoding leucine-rich repeat and fibronectin type-III domain-containing protein 5 isoform X2, which produces MEKLLLFLLFIGIAVRAQICPKRCVCQILSPNLATLCAKKGLLFVPPNIDRRTVELRLADNFVTNIKRKDFANMTSLVDLTLSRNTISFITPHAFADLRNLRALHLNSNRLTKITNDMFSGLSNLHHLILNNNQLTLISSTAFDDVLALEELDLSYNNLETIPWDAVEKMVSLHTLSLDHNMIDHIPKGTFSHLHKMTRLDVTSNKLQKLPPDPLFQRAQVLATSGIISPSTFALSFGGNPLHCNCELLWLRRLSREDDLETCASPTLLSGRYFWSIPEEEFLCEPPLITRHTHELRVLEGQRAALRCKARGDPEPAIHWISPEGKLISNATRSVVYDNGTLDILITTVKDTGSFTCIASNPAGEATQTVDLHIIKLPHLLNSTNHIHEPDPGSSDISTSTKSGSNASSSNGDTKVSQDKKVVVAEATSSTALLKFNFQRNIPGIRMFQIQYNGTYDDSLVYRMIPPTSKTFLVNNLAAGTVYDLCVLAIYDDGITSLTATRVVGCTQFTTEQDYVRCHFMQSQFLGGTMIIIIGGIIVASVLVFIIILMIRYKVCNNNGQQKATKVSNVYSQTNGAQIQGCSGVLSQSMSKQAVGHEEGIQCCKAASDGVTQSPETGSSQDSATTTSALPPAWTSSASVSQKQKRKPGPKPSSEPQSEAVSSIESQNTNRNNSTALQLASRPPDSVKGAPTYKRAQSKPKAGADPQDACPPLLPRNVATDVLTRQKTIRFQLTED; this is translated from the exons AtggaaaaactgcttttgtttctgctgttcatTGGCATAGCGGTGAGAGCTCAGATCTGCCCAAAGCGCTGTGTCTGTCAGATTTTGTCTCCGAACCTTGCCACCCTTTGTGCCAAGAAAGGGCTCTTATTTGTTCCTCCCAACATTGACAGGAGGACCGTGGAGTTACGGCTGGCAGACAACTTTGTTACaaacattaaaaggaaagacTTTGCCAATATGACCAGCCTGGTGGACCTGACGCTGTCCAGGAATACAATCAGTTTTATTACACCTCACGCATTTGCCGACTTGCGCAATTTGCGGGCTTTGCATTTGAACAGCAACCGATTGACTAAGATCACCAATGACATGTTCAGTGGACTCTCCAATCTTCACCACTTGATACTTAACAACAACCAGCTGACTTTAATTTCTTCCACAGCTTTCGATGATGTTTTAGCTCTTGAGGAATTGGATTTGTCTTACAACAATCTGGaaaccatcccctgggatgcGGTGGAGAAGATGGTTAGTTTGCACACTCTCAGTCTAGACCACAACATGATTGACCATATTCCCAAGGGGACCTTCTCCCACCTCCACAAGATGACCAGGTTGGACGTCACGTCTAACAAACTGCAGAAGCTACCACCTGATCCTCTCTTCCAGCGAGCTCAGGTACTAGCAACCTCAGGAATTATCAGCCCCTCGACTTTTGCGTTGAGCTTTGGTGGGAACCCTTTGCATTGCAACTGTGAGCTTTTGTGGCTGAGGCGTCTTTCGAGGGAAGACGACCTGGAGACCTGTGCTTCTCCCACGCTCTTGTCCGGCCGGTACTTCTGGTCGATCCCCGAGGAGGAGTTCCTGTGCGAGCCTCCTCTCATCACCCGGCACACCCATGAGCTGCGGGTACTGGAGGGCCAGCGGGCAGCACTGCGGTGTAAGGCCCGGGGGGACCCCGAACCAGCAATTCATTGGATTTCACCTGAGGGCAAACTGATCTCAAACGCAACGAGGTCCGTGGTGTACGACAACGGGACGCTCGACATCCTTATAACGACAGTGAAGGACACGGGCTCCTTCACCTGTATTGCTTCCAATCCGGCTGGGGAGGCCACGCAGACGGTGGACCTGCACATAATCAAACTCCCCCACTTGCTGAACAGCACGAACCACATCCACGAGCCCGACCCCGGCTCCTCGGATATCTCCACTTCCACCAAGTCGGGCTCCAACGCGAGCAGTAGCAACGGGGATACTAAAGTCAGCCAAGATAAGAAGGTGGTCGTTGCGGAAGCAACATCGTCTACCGCTCTGCTGAAATTCAATTTTCAGAGGAATATACCTGGGATACGTATGTTCCAAATCCAGTACAACGGTACTTACGATGACTCCCTTGTTTACAG AATGATACCTCCCACAAGCAAAACCTTCCTGGTCAACAACCTGGCCGCTGGGACTGTGTATGACCTGTGCGTCCTGGCCATCTACGACGACGGGATCACCTCGCTCACCGCCACCAGGGTGGTGGGCTGCACGCAGTTCACCACCGAGCAGGATTATGTGCGCTGCCACTTCATGCAGTCCCAATTCTTGGGTGGGACCATGATTATCATCATTGGTGGGATCATCGTGGCCTCCGTGCTCGTGTTCATCATCATCCTCATGATCCGCTACAAGGTGTGTAACAACAACGGGCAGCAGAAGGCCACCAAGGTCAGCAACGTGTACTCGCAGACGAACGGGGCTCAGATCCAGGGCTGCAGCGGGGTGCTGTCGCAGTCGATGTCCAAGCAGGCTGTCGGGCACGAAGAGGGCATCCAGTGCTGCAAGGCTGCCAGCGACGGCGTGACGCAGTCGCCGGAGACTGGCTCCAGCCAGGACTCGGCCACCACTACCTCCGCTTTGCCTCCCGCCTGGACTTCCAGCGCTTCTGTCTCCCAGAAGCAGAAGCGAAAGCCGGGGCCAAAGCCAAGCAGCGAGCCGCAGAGTGAAGCTGTCAGCAGTATCGAGTCCCAGAACACTAACAGAAATAACTCCACTGCCCTGCAGTTAGCTAGCCGTCCCCCCGACTCTGTCAAAGGGGCCCCCACGTACAAAAGAGCACAATCAAAGCCAA AAGCCGGGGCTGATCCGCAGGACGCCTGCCCGCCTCTGCTCCCCAGAAACGTTGCCACCGATGTTCTTACTCGGCAGAAAACAATACGGTTCCAACTCACCGAAGATTAA